The Rhabdothermincola salaria genomic interval GGCAGGTCGGCGGTGCCGGCGGCGACCACGGCCACCCGCTCGGGGCGCGGGGCGGCCGGCCGCCAGACGATCGTGTGCAAGGTGCGCCCAGCAGGGTCGCCGGCCCCGGCCTCGGTGCTGCGGCCGCCCGGGTTGGCCCCGAGAGCGGCCTCGCGCTGAGGCCCGTCGGCCCGGGACAGCAGCACCGGTGTGGACCCGGGCTGGGCCAGCAGCTCGCCGACGATGGCGGCGCAGTGCTCGGGGCTCTTGCCCGGGGCGTAGACCGCCTCGGCCATGCCCTGGCGGAGTTGGCGGTGGTGGTCGATGCGGGCGAAGCCGAGATCGGCGAAGGGCAGGCGTCGCAGTTGGGCCACGGCGTCGTCGGCGCTGACCGTGCCCGAGCGGATGCCGTCCACCAGTCCCCGCAGGGCCATCTCGTCCATCCCCCCATCCTCCCCGATCGTCGGGGTCGACACCGCACCGACCGTGGCGCGGCGGAACTCGCCGGGTCCGATCGACCGGTGTCGTTATCCTCCGACCGTGACCGACATCGCCGCTCCGCCCCCTGCCAGCCCCGACTGGTCGGCGCGCACCATCGCCTTCCTGGGGCCGATCGGCACGTTCTCCGAGCAGGCCCTGTTGAGCGACGAGGACCTGGCCCGGGCCAAGGCCGTGCCGCTGCCCACGTTCTCGGCGGTGCTCAACGCGGTGGAGGCGGGCGAGGTCGACCTCGGGTTCGTGGCCATCGAGAACGCCATCGAGGGCACGGTCAACGTCACCCAGGACACGCTCGCCTTCGACGCCGACCTGCTGATCCAGCGCGAGGTCGTGCTCCCCGTCCACCTCGACCTGATGGCCCGCCCGGGTGTGGTGCTCGACCAGATCACCCACGTCTGGTCCTATCCCCACGCTCTGGCCCAGTGCCGCAAGTTCCTGGCCCGCGAGCTTCCGCTGGTCGAGGCCGAGGCCACAAACTCCACCGCCGATGCGGCCCGCACGTTGGCCGAGCAGGGCGACACCCACGCCGGGGCCATCGCCCCCGCCCGGGCGGCCGAGGTCTACGGCCTCGAGGTGCTGGCCCACGCCATCGAGGACCACGACGACAACGCCACCCGCTTCGTGCTGGTGGCCCGCGCCGGCGTACCCGCCTCCACGGGGCACGACAAGACATCGATCGTGGTGTTCCAGCGTGCC includes:
- the pheA gene encoding prephenate dehydratase, coding for MTDIAAPPPASPDWSARTIAFLGPIGTFSEQALLSDEDLARAKAVPLPTFSAVLNAVEAGEVDLGFVAIENAIEGTVNVTQDTLAFDADLLIQREVVLPVHLDLMARPGVVLDQITHVWSYPHALAQCRKFLARELPLVEAEATNSTADAARTLAEQGDTHAGAIAPARAAEVYGLEVLAHAIEDHDDNATRFVLVARAGVPASTGHDKTSIVVFQRADEPGSLLGILQEFAARGINLTRLESRPTRRGLGDYCFLIDLEGHLRDEVVADALRALKTKQADVKFLGSYPAAGEHGATVRAEANEAARRAEAWLSGLRADIAGA